Genomic window (Melioribacteraceae bacterium):
ACTAGTTGATGATAAAAATAAAAGTTCTCTTCTTCAAGTAAAATTAAGCTTTGATTTATCCTGCTCCAAATTTAAAAAGTAACAAATCTGTAAAAAATATTTATTTTTTATTCAACGATTATTGAGTAATTATTTAAAATGAAAACAATCCCCCTTTTATCAACTGTATCAATATTCCTTGTGGCTACGATTTCACTTTATTTAGGTACACATTTGTTTATTCCGATCTTGAATGAGGATTATGGATTGATACCAATTCTCAGTTGGTTTTTGACTGGGGGAATTCTTGTATTTTTACCTCTTTTTGTAATTGCCATTCTTCTCGCAAAAAAAGAAACAAGCTCAGCTGACTTTAAAACTATAGCTCATGCCCTAAATTTGAGTAGTATGAATAAACGTGACTGGAAATTCGCGCTTGTGGGATTACTGGCAACTTTTATCTTCTCGGCAATCATAATGTTATTTATCAAAAATAATATACAAAATTTTGATCCCTCACCCGGGTTTATGAAGTTTGATGGATTTACACCCGATCAGTATTGGATGATTTTGTTATGGCTTCCATTTTTCTTTTTTAATATTGTTGGTGAAGAATTGATGTGGCGTGGGTATATTTTACCCCGACAAAAAAATAGTTATAAAAGTTTAGTATTGCATTCCTTTTTATGGGGTGTGTTTCATTTAGCTTTCGGATTGGAATTATTAATAACTTTAATCCCCATTTTAATTATCCTTCCATATTCTGTTTATAAAACCAAAAACACATTGGTGGGAATTTTTATTCATGGGATTTTTAATGGCTCAGGTTTCTTATTGATAGCGTTTAATATTATTTAAAATCAATCGGATTTAATAATGAAAAAGATAATTTCATTTTTTATCACCATCACGGTTCTGCTCATGGTTAATTTATCAGCTCAGAATGTTTCAATTATACCGCAACCAAACAAAATTGAAATGAATGGGGAAGTCACTTCTCTAAAAACATATTCGTCA
Coding sequences:
- a CDS encoding CPBP family intramembrane metalloprotease, whose protein sequence is MKTIPLLSTVSIFLVATISLYLGTHLFIPILNEDYGLIPILSWFLTGGILVFLPLFVIAILLAKKETSSADFKTIAHALNLSSMNKRDWKFALVGLLATFIFSAIIMLFIKNNIQNFDPSPGFMKFDGFTPDQYWMILLWLPFFFFNIVGEELMWRGYILPRQKNSYKSLVLHSFLWGVFHLAFGLELLITLIPILIILPYSVYKTKNTLVGIFIHGIFNGSGFLLIAFNII